The Gossypium arboreum isolate Shixiya-1 chromosome 2, ASM2569848v2, whole genome shotgun sequence region ataggtttttagtggcgtttggattCAAAACGCATAAAAGTTTATACCATTAGTGGCACTAACCGAAAAACGCATAAAAGGTAAAGCAATAACGGCGTTTTTCTCATAAACGTCTCAAAAGGTAAAGCAATAGCGTTATTTTTCTCATAAACGCTGCAAAAGGTAAAGCAATAGTAGAGTTTTTTCATAAACGCCCTAAAGGTAAAGCAATAGTGGCATTTTTCCTATAAACTTAGCAAATATTTTTTTACATAGCGGCATTTTTCCTATAAACTTCGcaaatatttttttacttttattaaaacGACACCATTTTGATAGCCTTAGTTTTTTCCTAAATCAGTTTCCCAAAACCCCTaaatttttccctaaatttattttccctaAATCCCTTAGGTTTTTTCCCCAAATCATTTTCCCCATCCCATCGCCTTGTAAGTTTTTatgtttttcattttgtttttttgttaattttttttctcaTCTTTCAAATCTTCGTTCAAATTTCTTTATTCTCTTCGCTCAAATTTTTCCCGTTCTCTTAGCTCAAATCTCTTTTGTCTGTTATTATTTTGGTGATTTCTTTTTACAGAATTTCAATCATGTCCTCGTTTAGCAGAGAACTTTTGTTCCTTATACTTCAAATTATTTGGTTAATGAGGAATTGAAAGACACTATTCATAATTATGCTCTTTTGTTTgcactcttttttttcttttcttttctttcttctgcctttttagaatttaaatctTTTAGGGGCTTAGGGGTttgttatgttatgttatgttctattttgttttttgtttttgcttttcttttctaattcttatTTATAGGAGAGAAATAATTGTTGTCTTATTTCTGCTACTAGTAGAtgttcattagttcttgattttgGTTCCTCCCTAATGTTTTTTAGTTCAGATTTAGTTCATCTGTGTTATTTTTATGGTTCTATGCTTTGTTGACCTAGTTTAGTAGATTGTTGTTTCAAACTTTTTTTATGTATATAAATGTCTGAATAtcctataaggattaaatttggATATCTTCACATTTGGCGGCCTTTGTTGATGCTTTTCTGCTCTGAACCAATCTATCTCTAGGATTGGGAAATGATGAACAATACTGGCCTTCTTAGGAAATTTGTTTAAGGTTAAATACTTTTTGAAGAAAATAGTATTTTATCAAATTTTGCTTAAAATTGTTAAATATATTGTTTGTCGAAAAACTTGCTTAATATATATCATatgtttattaatttataataatttgcTTCTAAAATAAAGATGGTTGGGTTTTAAAACactttgttttcaaaatatccacCTACTCGAAAAAATTTCATAAATCcccttaatatttttttattaagaaattttaaataaaaaacaattACCTATTTATTAAGATTTTGGGGAGGATATGCACTACTAGTTTCTTGAAATTCTTCGTAGTTTACTAGATTCATTCACATTATCAGGAGCTcaggtacctacctttgattcttgatttcTCTGTGCAAGTTTTATGTTTTGGTAGATGGGAAATTTTATATAGACTTAAGCTCAACCTAAATACCAAAATAACTGAGGCATATTACCTAGATCCTTTTATTCTACTCTTCATAGTTTAAGATCATGACTTTTAGATCTAGCTTAACCTCTTTCTAGCCCTTGTCTTTACTGCACAAGAATGTGGTGTTGTTCTTATTGCCGTTTTTAGAGAAGCAAAagcatttttcaaatttgaatcCAGGCATGGTTGCAACTTGGATTTTCATGCATAGAGATATAgttattgaataagttaaatattgATAAATTTGCTTGTGTCTATTTTTTCTATCATGTCTAACGAGCACAATCAAAACTTTAGCTGATCTTCTTTGTTTTGTTGATCACTAAGTGATTATTATGATATAAGATGCTAGAAATCACGGCTAAAGAATGCTTGTCATGTGACTTTAATATCATATGATTTTCATACCTTGTATTTGTGTTATCTTCCCATTTGGTGTCCACAACATTTTGGAGTTTATTTATGCAGGTGTAAAATTTTGGATGTTCATTTGtgatttattatatatatgtctGCTGATTGCTAGAAATGTTGGAAAAGTTGAAAGTAAAAATAGCGCAAAGCCTAAAATTCTCTCAAGCATATGCGAATTGCTATGTGCTGTAAAATTGGGCTTATGAACTGAAGATGTTAATTACCTTATCTTCATTGTTCTCAGGTGTAATTTTATCCTTAACAATGTTGTAGAAAAAGTTTTGTTATTGACTCGGAGAAGGAAAAAGTACTTAGTAGTTATTGCAATTCACTTTGCTCACACCATTCTCACTCATCATGTAAGCTAATTTActtgtaattttactatttatactcttttattttcatttattttattgttttggcTATTATGGAGTTTTCTTTTATTCTTCTTGTAGCATCTCAAAAGTTTTGGGCGTGCTTTGCTCACCACAGCACTAGTTGTTGGAATCGACTTTACCATCCAATTTACAATTTCTAAGAGGTATGCATATTTAATTTGCTAAATTTAAATTGTACAtaatatcattaaattattatCCCTTGCTTCAAATAATAATTTTGTTACTTAAAGTTATGTTTCTCTCCGTTGCAACTTTTATTGTATATTTTATGAGCAAAAAAGTATGAGAGTGCCTTATGTTTGTATGTTAGTTAAACAGATTATAGATAGAACCTAGCAAATTTCATTTTGTGAAGTTTCTGATAGTGATTCATCGAAATATCTAGAGTTTGATTGCTACTTTTCAACTTAAGATGAAGAAGTATACATGTGAATGTTCtcttttcaaaacttggaaaaaaaaaataaagtaaactGACTTTATTAACTCTTCCTTATGAAAACTTTAAAGGCATTTTCCATATATAGAGTGATTGGTTTTGACTTTATTTCGGTAATTAAATAGTGTTTTATATGCAAGTTGAAGGTGGACTTTCTATGTTCATCTTGCTCAAAAGTTGCCCGAGTCTGCCTGCAGTAGGATCaactaatatttaattttaaagttaaaattttcatacaaaatttaatttaaataatattttttatttatccttaaaagtatatagtttaagttcaaatttcaaaataaaacataatataatatttatcatagaaataaatattatttaattaaaatatttttataggaaaataatatttatcttaatgttaaaattattttaatatttttcataaatattatcataaaaatacatatttttaattatcataaagataaatattgtttatctatatatttaaaatttatttatccttTCATAAAATCCGtaacataattttaattttaatatttttgttttaaattctaaatttaaattgatCGATTTTAATGTGTAGTATAAAGTTAAAAAGTTCATGGAAATTTAATTGAAATATTAactcaaaatagatgaaaaattaacaaatattaactttattaacatataattattaatttgttaatttttgtctttttaaGTATAGTAAACATAAAGGTgataaaaacacaaatttaaaaattaaaagagtataattaattaaaatgtaaagttaaaatttaaagatgataattataacttacataaacatttaaagaataaaaaaactttggatcataacttacataacttacataatatataaatatatatcatatcataacttacataaatatataaaatcacGTAAATTTGGGCAATCTTGTTGTTTTTCCTActtttaattatacttataaataaacaacttacgAATTAGTTTACACCTATTAGATAATTGACACTTGATAtgtattatctattttagtaCAATGACATGATTTAAATCAATTTCGAACACTTAAGTAACCGTAATGGATAagagttggatgaatttgtcaagaATAAGCAACAActatcaaaatggagtacaaacttttctaaattttgcatttcaaaatgcaagccaagagaatatgattatttgcccgtgtaagaagtatggcaacatcaattggcatattcgtgaagttgtctacgaaaatctaattgttgatggctttattcgggggtataaaaatgaattttccatggagagtgtacacctcGTAGAACCTCTTCAACGATTAATTCGGCTTATCATCATAATGCTTACCATTAGTctgttagagaagatgacatagaaggtatgttgcgggatgcatttaatatgcgcaGTCATGGTTtgcaatcgtttccacctgaaattattgcatccgatgattgcGATATTGGTGAAAATGCTTTTACCGAAACAGGAAGAAGTGTACCTAATGAAGAGCCAAATAgagaagcggcgaagttctacaagttacttaatgaaatgaatgaagaactttatgaaGGATCGAAATTTTCAAAACTGTCATTCCGCATTCGcctttttcacttaaaatgtaTGGGAGGGTGGATCGGAAACTCTTTTACATTGCTGTTAGAGTTTTTGAGAGATATGTTTTCATTTGCAAGAATCCCTCATTCAGGCAAATATATGAAAAAACTGATAGAAGATTTAGGCCTTGGGTATGACAAAATTCATaattgcccaaatgactgcatgttgtattggggtaATCAAAAAacccaacagtcttgtcatgtttgctgTAAATCTGGTTAAATGAATAGGAATACAAAAGATGTGAATGAGGATGAAGGTAAGGCACAGTAAAAAAAGAAGCCAATAAAGATTTTGCTATATTTTTCACTAATACCaaggcttcaaaggcttttcatgtcatcaaagacagccaaaaatatgaagaactccagctaCAACTTAAAGCAGAAGCAATAGCGAGGGAGGCAGAGGTAAGCAAAAAATATGACGAACTCCAGCTACAACTTTAGAATATAATGAAGATGTTTTAGCAGTCATAGTATCCGCCATCTTAAACGGTTGTTTTCTTATTGTGAGaatattttaacaatatatgATGCAGttattgagagcaccaaaaatatcttatttcctacaaaataataaaaagaacagtaaatgggaagtagggtcgaatcctcagggacagAATTgcacgaatgcttgtttctcaaAATCCTAGGCAGAATCATGTCCAAGAAAACTGCGttcttgaaaaaataaaaataaaaacagaattaaaagttttgatttggaaaaataaaaataaaaagcaatTGAAATTGcgaaaattaaaaggaaaatataaaataaacaaagtttgGGAAGAGACAAAGTTTCTTATGTGGTGAGATTCCAGCCTCCGATTTTCTCGATTCGTCTTGGGTCCAATCTTTGGCCTTTAAGTGATCCTTCTCAGGTGGAATAAGCCAATTATAGTGGAAAAGGATGCCTACTACCACCAGCTCTAGAATATTAGACTTAAAATTTGGTGGAACGACTCTAGCCAACAATCACTTTTGTGGAATGTCTTCGCTAGATCTTCACTTCCCAATATCGAataccacgccattttgtctcttgggctcgccaacctctgacgcagaaagccaacgaaccgactatgcaaccttcccaaaacgtacaaagcggttgttccttgcacaagttgaaaagatcacctattaagagATATGGACGAAAGCGTCAGCCCCTTAACgcggagaagcgatgaataccctgttgagaaggctaagcgtggattctaagcctcatgaacctttttagggaatttcgacaacctttggctagattagatttagtggctcatggTTTTTGGGGagaatcaaataaaaataatggaaagggaatttttattgaaagaaaatatagaaagaacaaaaagactaaatttatgAGAGAGAGAGTACTTACAGCAAAAAAAGATGGATCCAATTTGTGTCacttcatcccctatttataaTACTAAGAAATCTAGCtttttcctaattaaattctaaaagataaatacaaataattaaagataattaaagataaataaaaatgaatCCTAAATTTAACTATAAATaattatccttaataattatcctaatataataaaacatttaatagagtcttgtgctataaaatctattcttttgcacttttgccccttaTGTCTTCCATACTTGTATTTTTGGCACCACATTTTTCCTTACGTTGCAGGTTGgcccattatatcttcaaatttacacttttacctttaaatttccttttgccttcaatttaatccctaaaagataaaatatcataaaataacccaaattagtaggatcatactcaaaataaacatgcaattagcacataaaatatgtcgttctagagtattatcaatatAGCTTTTGAGTATAATACattctttatttcatttattaatttagatcatataGACATTTCTTTCATTGGATTttaagtatcatttagatttgcaGTTTTTGATTGGATTTGATGTTAGAGGAAATTATGTTGACAATTTAGGTTCTATATGAATGAAAGTGGGTTGGTAAAATCGCTAAAGTTAATGGTGTTTTtctaaacgccgctaaagaacacgACTTTTAGCAGTGCTTttactaaaaacgccgctaaagaagatgatctttagcggcgtttatagGAAAAGCGCTGGTAAAGGTTATGTTccttagcggcgtttgtggggaaATCGCTAAAGGTTATGTTCTTTAGCGTGAAAAGGGTGCTAAAGGTCATATTCTTTAGCagtgtttgtgggaaaagcgctgcTAAAGGTCATGTTTTATAGAgcataaaaacgccactaaaggttatgttctatagcggcgttttatcaCATAAATGCCGGAAAATTTAGTGACGTtatctatagcggcattttttgccGCGCTTATCAAAACGCTAGAAATTGTTTTAAGCGCCGCTATAAAGCTGAAAAAAAAGTCCTTTAAAAACCTATTTTGCTATAGTGAATCTTGACCAAATTTGATTCAACTGTATTTTGAAAAGATATGTTATGTCACATGAGTGCAACTAGACCATAGGCTTTTTGGGCAGCAATATCAAGATCTATTCAATTGATTTCTCATTTATAATGTAATAAATCTATCAAAATCTTTGTTCATCGTAGGAGACTTtgattttaaaatagaaaaagcTGATGTATAGTGTTGAGTGTATTGCATTTTCAAAAGGAAATGTAAGTTAGGAATTTTAGAggtaatattattgaaaaaaattatcataaaattttaaataccaaattataaaaaaaatgatatatattaatttaattatcacaGTACTTAAAAAGACAAATGGAAAAATCCCATAAATGGAAATTTTCCACTAAAAAGGAAAAACCAAATCTCAAAGTTGCAAACAAATTAAAGCCACTAAGAAAACACTCAAAATACCGCATTTGTGGTCTACTTCATGCCTAGAACACTATCATATACTTGAACAGTGCCTGCTGATATGCTCATCttacatatattttttattttcatggcTTAAATTCATAATATTGAGGAGAGTTTATTGCTTTAATATTACTTTTATTGTtgtttttatttttgatattaaGGGAATTTCCATAGGTTCTCGGAGTCACCGGAGTCATCGGCCGGCGGTGGATGATCGAAACGAGGAGGACTAAGAAGCATCCCTTCAGCCATATTGACAAGAACATTAGGCATATCGAACATCATATCTTCATCGACAAAATCATTCCCGGTACTCGGTCTCTCCGCTGATACCGGATTGTTGCTCCCGACTAAAGCATCATTCGCAGCCCCTAAAGCGGTCGCCGCCGAGGTAGCAGCGGCTTGGATATCAGTCGGGGAAGTCGATGCAGGAACCGGTAAAGAAGCAGCCGAATTCGGAAAATTAAGCTCTGCATGTGGACCTTTTAAAGCAAGTGCGGCTACATCATAAGCAATGGCAGCCATTTCAGGTGTAGGAAATGTACCAAGCCAAATTCTAGTAGGTTTCCTTGGCTCTCTAATTTCAGACACCCATTTCCCATTAGCCCGACGTCTTACTCCTTTATAAACTGGGTGCCGCCCCGTCGCGGCCGAACCACCACCACTGCTAGAACCTTTGTTGTATTGCATGGTGATACACTTTGAATAACCTTTGTTGTAATATTGCATGGAAGGGATTTGAAGATGGCGATGAGAGAATCCATTTATGGTCGCTGCAGACACAAGTATTAAGATTACTGCAAAAGTGCAAACCAGTTGGTGATGAACTGCGGTCTGTTGATAGTTGAGGTGTAAACCAGAACATATGTTGGATATCTTAAAATTAACAGAACAGTGATCATTTTTCAAGACAATATATTGATTTggaattaattaattgttttttttttcagacAATAAGTGTTATATAGAATCTAAATGCTAATTCCTTTGGTTTCTTTAAAAATCCTTAGCTTTTCTCTCTATACCTTTTATAATGATAAGGAAATCAACTTCAGTCACTTGTCAACATCATTAGTAGCCGACGTctaattcatgaataaatttggggtttttattaatgttttaatatatatacaagGAAAAGCCTGTTTCATTTGACATAACTAGAAGCCATGTCGGTATGAAATTTTGTCACTCCAATTAATCATCATATATTGATGCatgttatttttcatatttattcaatGTATGCAGCAATATGTACGGCTAAATAGGTAATATATGTCATATTCTTTTTAATTAGTTAAATAAgatgatttttaagaattttaaaaaataagtcgATTTTAAAGAGAGTGTGTGAAAGTACGTTCAGCTAGGTGAATTTTCTGCTGACATATTGAGCAAACACGCCCAACTGGAAGTGTTTTCTGGAAATTCCAAAGAAAAAGCGTCTAGCTGGGCACGCTTTCCCTGACATATCAATAGAAAGCTCACTCAGTTGGACACTTTTTCACACACTCTCTTCAAAATTGACCTATTTCCCTAAATCTTGAAAAAAACGACTTATTTAGCTAATTAAAAGAAATCGACATATATTGCCTATTTAGCTAATAAGGGCATAGGAAGGGCAAATCAAGCTATTTGTTTAACTTAAAAAGCTTGGTGTGGATTAAATTTGATTAGTGTTAGATTTAGAGTCGGATTTATGTATTTGTATTTGTAAAAAAATcttgatttcttttgttcttttagTATTAGCTTagttaatattgttattattgcAATAAATAAAAGGTGAAGAaaccttttcatttcttttcaaTTTGGAAATTGAGTAAATTAGTCTCTCTAAAAAAAATTTGGAGCAATTTAATCATTGtcaattttgaaattgagcaGTTAAAGACAATTAATCACGACGTTAATAACTTCaatcaattatacatattttgatTGATATGATAACAAGTTTAGCCTTCAATGTTTATATATTGTCATTTTCGCTTTAATTCTAAAAAACGACAACTTTAGCCTATACATGTACACATTTGCGTAATCTGTTGATagataaatttgttaaattgagaATTGATGAATGTAGAAACTttgagagctaaatttattattatactaatcaAAATAATGTACAAATAGTGGAAAACATTAACATCGTGATT contains the following coding sequences:
- the LOC128284120 gene encoding ethylene-responsive transcription factor ERF024-like, with the translated sequence MQYYNKGYSKCITMQYNKGSSSGGGSAATGRHPVYKGVRRRANGKWVSEIREPRKPTRIWLGTFPTPEMAAIAYDVAALALKGPHAELNFPNSAASLPVPASTSPTDIQAAATSAATALGAANDALVGSNNPVSAERPSTGNDFVDEDMMFDMPNVLVNMAEGMLLSPPRFDHPPPADDSGDSENLWKFP